The Fulvivirga maritima genome segment TCAGCATGTTCAAGATTTGATAGAAAATGAAGTGGTTGATCCTGCCATGGAGGAGTGGTTTCAGCAACGCTTTGTTTCTGTTGGGTATTATGCGCTGGTAGAATATTCTAAAGTACAGCAACCCATACCTGATGATACTTCTGCCTATTGTAGCTGGGTGCCTATTACAGAGCTCCCCGAGTTAATTTTGGATCATGAGTATATAATTAAAAAGGCACATAATACCTTAAAAAGAGAATTGAATTACCAACCTATAGGGCTCAATCTACTGCCCGAGTTATTTACTATGCCTGAGCTGCAGGCTCTGTATGAAACGGTACTCCAAAAGGATCTGGATAGAAGGAATTTCAGAAGAAAAATGTTGGCCTACCAAATTCTTGTAGATACTAATAAAAAGAGAACCGGAGTAGGGCATAAGGCCCCAATTCTTTACAGCTTTGACAAGCTCAGGTACTTCGCCGCAATGAAAGATGGTTTTAGTTCTGGTTGGTAATATAAGATTTTGCTTTAATAAAACGATTTAGCATAAAAATCTGTAAATTTATGCCAATGTATTACCTTTGGTAATCGATTGAATACTTACTACAAAAACTTATGAATAAAAATACTAAAGCGCTGGCCATACTCACGCTGCTGTTCTTTATGTGGGGGTTCATTACCTCTATGAATGACATTCTTATTCCATATATGAAGGAGGTCTTTGAGTTATCTAATTTTAAATCCCTTCTGGTACAGAGTGCATTCTTTTTAGCCTATTTTATTGGTTCTTTAGCTTATTTTATTGCTTCCTTGAGTTTGGGCGATCCTATCAATAAACTGGGGTATAAAAAGACCATTACTTTTGGATTGATACTATCAAGTATCGGGTGTTTACTTTTTGTGCCTGCTTCTATGGCTGAAGTATATGCCTTGTTCTTACTCGCGCTGTTTGTGTTGGGCTTAGGACTTACGGTTTTGCAGATATCATGTAATCCTATAGTGATTTTATTGGGTAAGCCAGAAACTGCATCTGGTAGACTTAACCTTACTCAGGCATTTAACTCATTAGGTACCACGCTGGCACCTGTAGTAGGAGGATTTTTCATATTTAAATTCTTTGCTTCTGATGGTGTGCTTACCGCAGAAAATGTAAAAATGCCTTATTTAATGTTGAGCGGTTTGTTCATAGTGGTGGCGTTGCTGTTTTCTATGAGTAAAATTCCTTCTTTTAAGGATGATGATGATACCAATCATGGCTTTACTATTCTAAAATTTGCTCAGGTAAGGTGGGGTATGTTCGGTATCTTTTGCTACGTGGGTGCTGAGGTAGCTGTAGGTAGTTTAATGATTGGCTACTTAGGACATGATAATGTATTAGGGCTTGATCACTTGGAGGCGAGTAAATATTTGGCCTACTATTATTGGGGTGGAGCTATGATTGGCCGCTTTTTGGGAGGTATCAATATTAATGATCAGCCATTAAAGAAAAAGGCTTTATTTTCATTAGGAATTATATTTTTAATAACGCCGCTTATAGTATACCTGTCAGGTTTGAGCATTAGCGAAATGTGGCCTTATTTCATTTTCATAGGTATTAACCTGGCACTTTTCCTTTTAATAGGCAAAAACGCCAGACTTATGCTGGGTGTATTCGCATTGGTGAATATTTCATTTCTTGTAATCACTATTTTAGAAGTACCAGGTATGATGGTGTGGCCTATTTTATCTATAGGTCTGTTTAACTCTATCATGTGGTCAAACGTATTTTCTTTATCTACTCAAGGCTTAGGAAAATACACCAGTCAGGGGTCATCTTTATTAATTATGGCTATTTTAGGGGGAGCGATCATTCCTCCACTTCAGGGGCTGGTAGCAGATCATTTTACCTTAGGATATTCATTTTTAATACCTATGCTTTGTTACTTCTACCTGTTTTTATATAGTGTTCGTTATAACAAAATTTATACGCAAATCGACTAACTTATTTTAATATGTCAGAGCAATTGTATCCATTGAAATTCAAAACCATTTTTAAAGATAAAATTTGGGGTGGTACAAAAATAAAGGATGTGCTTCATAAGGATTATTCTCCACTGCCTAACTGCGGAGAGACCTGGGAGCTTTCAGGGGTAGAAGGTAATGTTTCTTTTGTGGCTAATGGCCGTTTGGAAGGAGAGCCGCTTACTACTCTTATCGCTAATTATAAGGATAAGCTGGTAGGGAAGAAGGTGTATGAGACTTACGGAGGACAGTTTCCGCTGCTTATCAAGTTTATAGATGCTAATGATGACCTTTCTATACAGGTTCACCCAGATGATAAGTTGGCTAAAGAAAGGCATAACTCTTTTGGTAAAACTGAAATGTGGTATATCATCCAGGCAGATGAAGATGCTACACTTATTACCGGCTTTAATCAGGAAGTAGATAAAGAAGCCTATTTAGAGTATTT includes the following:
- a CDS encoding sugar MFS transporter, coding for MNKNTKALAILTLLFFMWGFITSMNDILIPYMKEVFELSNFKSLLVQSAFFLAYFIGSLAYFIASLSLGDPINKLGYKKTITFGLILSSIGCLLFVPASMAEVYALFLLALFVLGLGLTVLQISCNPIVILLGKPETASGRLNLTQAFNSLGTTLAPVVGGFFIFKFFASDGVLTAENVKMPYLMLSGLFIVVALLFSMSKIPSFKDDDDTNHGFTILKFAQVRWGMFGIFCYVGAEVAVGSLMIGYLGHDNVLGLDHLEASKYLAYYYWGGAMIGRFLGGININDQPLKKKALFSLGIIFLITPLIVYLSGLSISEMWPYFIFIGINLALFLLIGKNARLMLGVFALVNISFLVITILEVPGMMVWPILSIGLFNSIMWSNVFSLSTQGLGKYTSQGSSLLIMAILGGAIIPPLQGLVADHFTLGYSFLIPMLCYFYLFLYSVRYNKIYTQID
- a CDS encoding NUDIX hydrolase codes for the protein MYRINTINFQAGLSVDCVIFGFHENQLKVLLMKLKNMEVWGLPGGFVRKDKNVDDEAEAVLEERTGLRDIFLRQFYFFGHLNRNDAQHVQDLIENEVVDPAMEEWFQQRFVSVGYYALVEYSKVQQPIPDDTSAYCSWVPITELPELILDHEYIIKKAHNTLKRELNYQPIGLNLLPELFTMPELQALYETVLQKDLDRRNFRRKMLAYQILVDTNKKRTGVGHKAPILYSFDKLRYFAAMKDGFSSGW